Part of the Thermococcus sp. genome is shown below.
TAATACCAGACATACTCGGTGTTCCCATCACCGTGCCCGATGAAGCGCCAGGGCTTGTCGTCCACCCATACAAAAGTCTCGTCCCCATACCTCTCCCGGACGGCATTGAAGGCCTCATCAAGTGTTATCCCGTGACCAAAGACCACCACGTCATCGAAGAGATCGTAGACCCCCATCTCCCTCAACCTTCTGATCTTCATGCCCTCTATGAAGTCCTCCGCCGAGAATGAGATGACCGTGTGGCCCTCCTCCTTGAGCTTTCTGAGCAGTGCGGGAGCGTCGTCTATCGGCCTCGTCAGCTTCGTCCTCTCCTCGAACCAAGTCTCAAAGAACTTCGTCCTGAGAAAGAACGGTGGCTTTGACCTCCCCCTGTGGCTCCCAAATGCGGGCCTCTCAAACTGGAGCTCTATTCCGGTTAGCATCTTCGCCCACAGGCCCTTACCTGGGAGCCAGCGGGAGCGTCTCTGAAGAGCACGCTTAAAGGCCTCCTCGATGCACCAGTAGGTATCCGCTATCGTTCCATCGAAATCGAACGCTATTATCACCTTGAACCACCCCCAAAGGTCAGGTAGAACTGTCCGGCGTTGACGTGATCGGACATGAAGTCATCCATTGTCCCGTAAGCCCATATGACACGGAAGCTCTCGTTCAGCGGCACGGAAAAGTCGTAGGGGTCACCGGTATCAAGCTTCCTTGAGAACTCAACCACCGTAAAGTCCCCCCTCACGTCCACCGTAGGAGATGATGTCCTCCATCCCTCCATAAGTTGTGTCGGGATTGTGAGGGCCGGCGAATCCCGTGGAGTAGTCATCGCGTATCCTAACCGTCCCGTTTGGAAGGACGTAAGCTATTACTATATCCGTGTTTTTCATGCCTTGGCTCCCACCGAAGCCAATCGCGAGCCAGCCCCTGGTCCGGGCCTTCATCCCGACGAAGAGCGTACCGTTCTCAACCCGGAAGAACGCGGTGAAGTCCCCGGCGCTGAAGTTGTATTGGTACTCACCATGTTTGATTACACCGTCGGGATTCCAGGGGACGGGGGTCTCGCTTTGCCCGGAGGGTTTGACCCCCCCTATGCAACCGGCTACGATCACCATCCCTATGATAACCATCAAATTAAGAATTTTCCACCTCCTCATGTGTTTAGCGTAAAACTCGTACTTTTAAAGTTTTATCACAGTCACAGGCGGCGGGAGCCTAGTGGATACGAATTCCCCCTCATTGGACATCGGCACAAAGCATATATTATCTCCATGACAATTCCCAGTGACTACCCTTAAAGGTTTGGAAGGTGAGAAACATGGGAAAACACTACCTCCCTAATGTACCTCATAAGGAAGAGATGCTCAGGGAGATTGGTTTCACAACTATTGACGACATTTTCTCCGACGTGCCCCCAGGCATGGCCAGGGAGTTCAACCTGCCGGAGGCTAAGGGTGAATATGAAGTTTTTCTCGAACTCAACAAGGTTCTCTCCAAGA
Proteins encoded:
- a CDS encoding HAD family hydrolase: MIIAFDFDGTIADTYWCIEEAFKRALQRRSRWLPGKGLWAKMLTGIELQFERPAFGSHRGRSKPPFFLRTKFFETWFEERTKLTRPIDDAPALLRKLKEEGHTVISFSAEDFIEGMKIRRLREMGVYDLFDDVVVFGHGITLDEAFNAVRERYGDETFVWVDDKPWRFIGHGDGNTEYVWYYFPFTARFIEKKREHLALIPHLHVIRDLWSILDVIERIKMERA
- a CDS encoding DOMON domain-containing protein yields the protein MRRWKILNLMVIIGMVIVAGCIGGVKPSGQSETPVPWNPDGVIKHGEYQYNFSAGDFTAFFRVENGTLFVGMKARTRGWLAIGFGGSQGMKNTDIVIAYVLPNGTVRIRDDYSTGFAGPHNPDTTYGGMEDIISYGGREGGLYGG